A genome region from Sphingobacteriaceae bacterium GW460-11-11-14-LB5 includes the following:
- a CDS encoding DeoR family transcriptional regulator produces MLKKERHDFIMRQINLHNRVLTSDLVQLLNVSEDTIRRDLQELVDDGLLFKVHGGALSKSYHSSFDDSTVYARDSKIVIAKKTIRLIKDGMVVLIGGGTTILEFVKQLPQHLGATFFTISPLVAVELAKYNNIEVILIGGLFSKNSQITYGGHVISQLAEIKVDLCLMGTSAIHPEEGLTDTDWEINQLKKAMVACAKKTAVLCISEKLDITLRLKVCPIENISYLITELEVEHESLAGYRAKELNIL; encoded by the coding sequence ATGCTGAAAAAAGAACGTCACGATTTCATCATGCGCCAGATTAACCTGCACAACCGGGTGCTAACCTCAGATCTGGTTCAATTGCTTAATGTTTCGGAAGACACGATCAGACGAGACTTGCAGGAACTTGTTGATGATGGCCTACTGTTTAAAGTGCATGGCGGAGCTTTATCTAAATCATATCATAGCTCTTTCGATGATAGTACTGTATATGCAAGAGATAGTAAAATTGTGATTGCAAAAAAAACAATCCGTTTGATCAAAGACGGCATGGTGGTGCTCATTGGCGGAGGCACAACGATCTTAGAATTTGTTAAACAGTTACCACAACACCTGGGCGCCACATTCTTTACCATTAGTCCGCTTGTTGCTGTAGAACTGGCCAAATACAACAATATTGAAGTGATATTAATTGGTGGTCTTTTTTCAAAAAACTCTCAGATAACCTATGGCGGCCATGTAATTAGTCAATTAGCTGAAATTAAGGTCGATTTATGCTTAATGGGTACAAGTGCGATACACCCGGAAGAAGGACTAACTGATACCGATTGGGAAATTAACCAGCTCAAAAAGGCCATGGTAGCCTGCGCGAAAAAAACAGCGGTGCTTTGTATTTCAGAAAAACTAGATATCACATTGAGGCTTAAAGTTTGCCCGATAGAAAATATAAGCTATTTAATCACCGAGTTAGAAGTAGAACACGAATCTTTAGCCGGTTACCGTGCTAAAGAATTGAATATTTTATAA